Proteins encoded within one genomic window of Humulus lupulus chromosome 1, drHumLupu1.1, whole genome shotgun sequence:
- the LOC133812976 gene encoding secreted RxLR effector protein 161-like, which translates to MQKIPYAVGSLMYCQVCTHPDIAYIVGMLGRYLSNLGMDHWIAAKRVMRYLRRTKDYMLTYRKSDHLEVVGYSDSDFSGCQDSIKSTSGYIYLLAGGAISWKSVKQTLVASSTMPAEFVACYEASNHGIWLRNFVIGLHILENVERPLKLFCDNNSAVLYSNNNRSSSKSKHVDIKFLVVKERVQSGQISIEHIRTNSMIADPLTKGLPPKVFHEHTAHMGVVLFEDIMI; encoded by the coding sequence atgcaaaagatCCCTTATgctgttgggagtctaatgtattgTCAAGTATGTACGCATCCAGATATTGCGTACATTGTTGGGATGTTAGGCAGATATTTAAGCAATCTTGGTATGGACCATTGGATAGCAGCCAAGAGGGTTATGAGGTATCTTCGTAGAACAAAAGATTACATGCTCACATACAGGAAATCAGATCATTTGGAGGTCGTAGGGTATTCAGATTCTGATTTTTCTGGATGCCAAGATAGCATAAAATCTACATCAGGCTATATTTACCTGTTAGCTGGAGGAGCTATATCctggaaaagtgtcaaacagaCACTTGTAGCTTCGTCCACCATGCCagcagaatttgtagcatgcTATGAGGCATCAAATCATGGAATATGGTTGCGAAACTTTGTCATTGGGCTGCACATTTTGGAGAATGTCGAAAGACCACTCaagttattttgtgacaataattCAGCAGTGTTGTATTCCAACAACAATAGGAGCTCATCCAAGTCAAAGCATGTTGACATAAAGTTCCTAGTTGTGAAAGAGAGAGTGCAGAGTGGACAGATATCCATAGAGCACATTAGGACAAACTCCATGATAGCAGATCCGCTCACAAAGGGATTGccacccaaggtctttcatgagcaCACTGCTCATATGGGTGTTGTATTGTTTGAGGATATCATGATTTAG
- the LOC133812992 gene encoding uncharacterized protein LOC133812992, producing MRAFIKSQDEKAWRSILLGWTPPIEKDDKGNSKVKSELEWSIEDEKLSGYNNKGLHAIFNGVGEGFIKLISSCKSVKEAWKILQTQFEGTTDVKRSRFTMLQTRFDELRMLETETLSQFYEKLFDTKLLAMKEAKDFGKMKVEELMGSLRTFELNQQIKQKGKSNPSIEKNKGIAFKVSKIDVSDDEKDDEMALLTRNFQKFMKKNKKGFNVTWSDDDSESSEKENEKVALTSVLSSAFQERGKILCLKNTLTDVDKKEIDSDSDKSKRNDESLAESYKDILIQLYSVVFTVERSVSTEMKQSGKPENSHGKKKRFIPSCQFCGVKGDKDFLVNIRPMQCGEVTFGNGLAGNVIGMGTLNFEGLPRLKNVMLVEGLRVNLLSVSQICDQGYTVNFDSNRCYVVNDQDEIILQGFGSNDNCYTLTTYATCHSAIDNSTDLWHEKLGHIHFKNLKKLSNAGIIRALPKLGKESVGKCEPCQLGKKLKISHKSIPDANTSKVLELLHMDLMDCNIGKIVRIWSDHGKEFENTVYDEFCKSKGYSINSRAYRVYNMRTQTVMKFANVVVDDLKDFSEFSTKEHIESLLEKSPELVDDLAAIT from the exons ATGAGGGCATTCATCAAATCACAAGATGAGAAGGCTTGGAGATCTATACTCTTGGGTTGGACTCCACCAATTGAAAAAGATGATAAAGGTAAttcaaaggtaaaatctgaacttgagtgGTCCATTGAAGATGAAAAATTATCTGGTTATAATAATAAAGGTTtgcatgcaatttttaatggtgttggtgaaggctTTATAAAATTGATATCATCTTGTAAATCTGTAAAGGAGGCgtggaaaatccttcaaactcagtttgaaggtaCCACTGATGTAAAGAGATCACGTTTTACCATGTTGCAAACTAGATTTGATGAATTAAGAATGTTGGAAACTGAAACTTTATCTCAGTTTTATGAAAAGTT GTTTGACACGAAATTGCTAGCAATGAAGGAGGCTAAGGATTTTGGCAAAATGAAGGTTGAAGAGCTTATGGGTTCGTTAAGAACATTTGAGTTAAATCAACAAATAAAGCAAAAGGGTAAGTCGAATCCTTCAATTGAAAAAAACAAAGGTATTGCATTTAAAGTTTCTAAAATAGATGTTTCTGATGATGAGAAAGATGATGAAATGGCCTTGTTAACAAGAAATTTTCAAAAGTTCATGAAAAAG aataaaaaaggtTTTAATGTTACTTGGAGTGATGATGATTCTGAAAGTAGTGAAAAGGAAAATGAGAAAGTTGCTTTAACCAGTGTTTTGTCAAGTGCTTTTCAGGAAAGAGGaaaaattttgtgtttaaaaaatacCTTGACTGATGTCGATAAAAAGGAAATTGACTCGGATTCAGACAAGTCAAAACGCAATGATGAATCATTGGCTGAATCATACAAG GATATTCTGATTCAACTTTACAGTGTTGTTTTTACAGTTGAACGTTCTGTTTCTACAGAAATGAAGCAGTCAGGTAAACCTGAAAATTCTCATGGGAAAAAGAAGCGTTTCATTCCCTCTTGTCAATTTTGTGGAGTAAAAG GTGATAAAGACTTTCTTGTCAATATTAGACCAATGCAATGTGGAGAAGTTACTTTTGGTAATGGTCTAGCTGGAAATGTCATAGGGATGGGAACTCTTAATTTTGAAGGTCTACCTAGGCTTAAGAATGTAATGTTGGTTGAAGGACTAAGAGTTAATCTTCTTAGCgttagtcaaatttgtgatcagggTTACACTGTTAATTTTGATAGTAATCGTTGCTATGTTGTTAATGACCAAGATGAAATTATTTTGCAAGGGTTTGGATCTAatgataattgttacactctcactACCTATGCTACTTGTCACTCTGCCATAGATAACTCTACTGATTTATGGCATGAAAAGCTTGGACACATtcatttcaaaaacttgaaaaaactGTCAAATGCAGGAATTATTCGAGCATTACCCAAACTGGGTAAAGAATCTGTGGGAAAATGCGAACCATGTCAACTTGgtaaaaaactgaaaatttctcACAAAAGTATTCCTGATGCGAATACTTCCAAAGTTCTTGAACTTCTTCATATGGATCTAATGG ATTGTAATATTGGAAAGATTGTTCGGATTTGGAGTGATCATGGAAAAGAATTTGAAAATACTGTTTATGATGAGTTTTGCAAATCTAAAG GATATTCTATtaacagtagggcttatcgtgtttataatatgagaacccaaactgtgaTGAAATTTgctaatgttgttgttgatgatctAAAAGATTTCTCTGAGTTTTCCACAAAAGAACATATTGAAAGTTTGCTAGAAAAGTCTCCTGAACTAGTAGACGATTTGGCTGCAATCACATAA